TGGGTGGAGGCTTGTGGATTTTGTAGTCCCTCCATGTCTTAAACTGGGTTCCTTGGAAATAGACACTGAGATGGGGTGTTGGTGCAGAAGGTTATGGGGGAACTCTCTCAAGAAATCCACCTTTAAGGGGTGAGGAAGCAGGACTGGGCAGAGGAGGAAGTTTGCCTGGATTATGGTTGCAAGTGAGACCTTGGCTGAGCATTTATAGGGGTGAGGAGGGCCTGAGCTGGGATGGCTCTTTAGAACTGTTGCAAACTGGGGCAATGAGGCTGGGCGTTTGTGCTCCTGCCTTGACCAGTCATTGGGTGTGGGTTTCCCCTTGGGAAGGGGCGTAACTTTGGGTGAAGTCAGTATCGCAGCACGGGGGCGATGGGCATGAGAGCCCCTAAAGGGCATGGCATCTGGGGAGAACCTCACGCAGTATCCACTCATTCCATGACTCCACCAGCCACCCTCTCTCTCTTGCCCAGCTGCTGCACCAGGCGCCTCCAGTAGGGACATTCTGGAGCTGCCACTGTTGTAGGGCATGGGTTTGAGTCCAGTGAACTGGGAGCAGACAGGGGAGTATCATTTTCCCACTTCCTCCCCTGAGCTGCTCCTGGCATCCAGTCTAGAAACCCTGGGTCACTGATTGGAGCCTCCAGTCTGTGCCAGGGGCATCAGACCCCACAGCCCTGCCCTGTGGTGTGGCACCTGGGCTTTGGGTTTAGCCCTGGCCATACCTTTAGCTTAGACCACCCTCCCAACCCTGCCTTCCCTCTTTGCAGGGACACGTGGTGCTGACGGATTTTGGTCTCTGCAAGGAAGGTGTAGAAGCTGAGGAGACCACATCCACGTTCTGTGGCACTCCAGAGGTAAGCTAAAGCCTCCTAGGAGAGGTCAGGCCATGAGTGGTTGAGGCTGCAGCTCCTGACTCATTCCTTCCATCCAAGCACTTCTCCTCAGCTGGTTGTGCgagcagcctcagtttcctcatctgtgtaatGGGGGCACCAGCTCTAGGTGCTGCTGGAACCCAACCAGCTGCTGGTAAAGCTCCATAGCAATGCTgtctaatagaaatagaaatagacatGCAAACTGTatacacaaattaaaattttccagcagccacatttaaaatgtaaaaagaaacaggtgaaatgaaTTTCagtgatatattttaattaaccCAGTATATTACAAATATTGTCATTTCAATATACATACAATCAATGTAAAATTGTTGAGATATTTGATTCTTCTtttctaagtctttgaaatccagaGTGTATTTTACACTGACGGTCCACCTGTGCTCAgatcagccacatttcaagtgtttggtagccacatgtggctagtggctgttGTACTGGACAGCACCACCGTGCACGGTAAAATCCACGTGCAACAGGAGGGCCTGACACTGGTGTACCTCCTTCTTCCTGCCGCTAGGAGCCTAGAATGTAAAAATTTGTGTGCCTCAGCAATAATTCATACATGTCTGTCTGTCCTGCCAAGGCCTCCCTGCAGCTTTGGGGTAAAACCTTTCCTTGAATTTCCACCAGTGTTGACCCCTGGACCTTGGAACTGAAAGAGTTCCCGTTGCTTGGACAGATGTctggctgggaggcagggagctGAGGCTGCCGGGCTGGGGAGTTCCTCCTGACCCAGCATGAGACAGGACTTTAGCTGCTCTATTTTTCCTCATATGTTTGAAAACCTGGGTCCCAGATTTCAGCTGGGACTCCTCAGTTTGGTTTTAGAGTAGCTGATGGACAGGTGACCTCTCTGAGCAGGAGCCATTGTCCGTGTGTGTGTATGGCAGAGCTGGCTTCCCAAAGGCTGGCAGGCTGGTCATCCCTTCCTTGGCCATTGCCAGGAGCAGAGAACAGGGCTTATGGCACCCTGGCTTTTATAGGAGACACGTCTCCCCAACAGCTCATCTCTTCCATGCCTTAGCCACTGCCATGGTACCAGAGAGCACAGACAAACGTGACCACAATTGCTCCCATTGTTCAAGGGCCTCACAAATATTAGATCACATACACTTGAGCACATATCCTTAAAATAGCACCCAGGGAAGGATTCTGCAGCCGCATTATATGGATGAGGAAACGAAGGTTCTGGGAGGATAAATGACCTACCTGTGATAGACCAAGTAGGGCTCAGGTCTCTGTAactccctgcccttccccaggcccaCAGAGCCCCTCAAAGTGGCTTTGTCTGTTGCTGAGACCCCTTTCCTCACTAGTAGAGACACCTGGTTAAGAGGTCATCAAGCCCTGGGGTTTGGCAGAAAGCAAGACCTGcctcaagttttctctttgtgcgAGGCACTCATACACGGCATGCATTCATCTGTCAATATGAACTCAAGGGTCACCCCCTTTTTCCTGACTCCCATGCATCTCTCTGTTACTGTTTCCAGTACAACTACGTGCCACGTTTACTTGCACTTTACCTGTTGGTCTCCCCACTGCACTGAGTACTCCCACGGCTTTCCTATTCCTAGGACACTGATTGGATGCTTTTGTGCAAATTAGGTAAAGTCACCCTCTCCGGGCAGACTAATTAGAaaaaattacttctttaaatacaaataaaattgcCATATATAGCCCTTTACTAGGGTTATGACTTGGCGAATTGATCACAGCAGCCCACTTTACCCCTTTGACTGGTACTTTTGTGTGGTGCACAACATATACAACTGTGCAGGGCAGTCTTGCCTGATTTCCTCTATGTCCCCAGCACATTGGCACAGGGCCTTGCACAAAGCAGGTCTTTagtgaatggatgctgaatgaACATATGCACAGCCATGTGAATATCACAGCAGGCTCGATCTCTGGTGATCTTTTCCTACAAGTGCTTTGTTTACGAATGGGGAGACAGAGGTTGAGTGCCTTTCAGATAAGTGTGTTTACCCTCAACAGTACTTGGCTCCAGAAGTGCTTCGTAAAGAGCCTTATGATCGGGCAGTGGACTGGTGGTGCTTGGGTGCAGTTCTCTATGAGATGTTGCAAGGCCTGGTGAGTGGGGTGTCACTGTCTGCAAGGGATATCTGACCCTGGGGAGATGGGGTGGATGTCTCCCTTATGTGACCTGCTCAGGCTTCTCAAGGAACTGAATGAGCCATATCTCCACTCCAAATTTAAAAAGCTGATGCCAAAGTGAATACAAGGGTTGTATTTTTTGATAATGTTAGTTCAGCACTTTACAGTCTCATTTTTTACTCCTTTGATGTGTTAAAACAGTCTTTGGAGACTGGAACTGCAAGAAATGAGTTGTCTTTATTTTgctgatagggaaactgaggccaagcaAGGACACATGCTGGTAGGTTGTGGAACCCAATCCTAGGCTTCCTGCTTCAATGGAGTCATGTGTAGATTCACCCCAAGGTAGGCTTTACCCAGGTGGCATCACCAACATAGTTTGGTGGATATGCAAGAACAGGCTCTGTGGAGCCAAGAGAAGGAAGAGCTGGCAGAGGAGTGGGAAGAGCATCAGGAGGAAATGGGCTTTGGGTACAAGCTGGGGCCTGGCTGTCTTCCCAGCCATGTggcttcatctctctgagccttgtcTTCTCATCTGAACAATTATGATCCATCCCAAAGGATGGTTGTAAGGCTGGGATGGAATGACAAAGGGGGAAGTATTAACTTTACAAAGTGCAAAGTCGGTGCACAAGCTGGATTAAGAGAAGAGGTATAGGGGATGTTCCTGGGAGCCTCACACAGGTGGGGAGAGATTTCTCAGCCTTTCCAGCAGCCTTCTCCCCCATGCTGGAAGCCCAGAGGTGTCTGTCTCTCTCCAATCTGCCATGTGAGTCATTGCACAAGACAGAGGTCTGGCTAAATCCTTCTAGCTACCCAATTTCATTCCAAGTCTCCCTGAGACCTGTGCCAACTTTGGCATGAGTGATTCTCcagcctctctctttctctctcaccagCCACCCTTCTACAGCCAAGATGTGTCCCAAATGTATGAAAACATTCTGCACCAGCCACTGCAGATCCCTGGGGGCCGGACAGTGGCCGCCTGCGACCTTCTGCAAGGCCTTCTCCACAAAGACCAGAGACAGCGGCTGGGCTCCAAAACAGACTTTGTAGGTGACCCGACAGCAGATCACAGGCCCCTCATGGGGGCTCTCAGCTTCCTGCAGAAGCAGCTCAGAAGCACAGAGATATGCATCCAGCCTCCCCAAAAACCAGACACTGCTAGCTCCTTCATCTGGAAATTCACACCTGCTGCTGCTTGATTACTTCTTTCAGTACAGTTATttccctcaacaaacaaaatttactgagcacctactgcatgccaggcaTTGAGCTAGGTGCTAGGGATTCAATAGACTGGGCCTCTGCCCTTATAAAGTTTATTGGGGAAGgcagacaataaacaaacatTTTATACAATTATTACAGAGTGTGCCAAGTATCAGGAAAGAAATGAACAATGAGCTGACATAGACAATAATGGGAGGGGGGTCCTCTCTGAGCAGGTGACAATTAAGCTGAGACTTGAAGGAGGAGAGGGATCCTGTCACGTAGAGAGTTGGAGGAGCATCCCAGACACAGCACAGCATGTGCAAAAGTCCTGCGGCAGGAACAAGGAGGAGAGGGTAAGCTCTAGGTTATTTTGAGCAGGGGAGTGGTGAGACCCAATTTAAGTTTTAAGAAATTCCTCTGGCCTCTGTACAGAGAGTGGACTAGATATGCTCTTCACAAATACCTGAGCACTTCCTCCCTGTAGTGCCCAGGCTGAACACTCAGTATATAGAGATGAATAATTCACTCTCTATGAATATAGATGAATAAAGATGAGTAATTCACATATAGAGATGAGTTAGTCCATTCCCTTAACAAGTTCAACTCTTTACTCAACAAAAGATAATTTGGATTTATAAAAGGAAGACATTTCTCCCTAGAAGTTTGTTTTCTGTTCTAGTGTAGTAGTTGAGATGCCTGGACTATGAGACAGACTACCTGGGTTCAGATCCCTCCTCCACCACTTACTAGTCACAGGACCTTGGACAAATTGCTTAACTTgtctctgtgagcctcagttttccccatCTATAATAATAGCTTGTAACTTGTAGCTGCTATGAAGatcaaatgaattaatacatgcaAAGCACTTAGACAAGTGCCTGGCAGATAGTAAGTGCTTTTGAAGTGTTCGTACCAACAGCCCGATATGGCAGATACTATGAGTGTAACATTTAGGGCACTTTCCTGCCTACCCCTGACCAGCTTAAAGAATAAGGCTTTCATGAAGACTGGTCCCCTCCTTCCAGGTGGAAATTTGcatcttaaaaaatatgtatgatttaaaaaataagatacacATTCACATAGACCAGAATTCAAAAAATATTCGGGAGATGTCCCTCCAGTCTCCCAGTTCCTTAATTTAAAGGGAACCAGTGTTGCCAGTTTTTTGGGTATTCTGGAGATATTTTGggtctagcttttttttttaatctagctTTTTAACGAACTGGGGGTTCTGCTATAGGGAGCTGGAGAATCATTCCTTGAGAACACAGAGAGAGGGTCTGCAGGGACAGGAAGAAATTGGTGCCCACACTGGTTTGAATTAAGAAAGATGTGGTGAATCATACCCAAGGCTGATTCCTAAATTCTGGATCTCTGGGAACATGCGTATTTTCTTGGGGCTGTACTTCCCAAACCCTCCTTAGTGAGTTGATTTGGCCTATTTCTCTGGTTTGTATTctggaagaataaaaatgtattgaggCAGAGTGGGGAGGGTGGTTTCCCAAGATCGCCTGGGAACCCTGAGGGTAGGTTTTGCTGTCTGGTCCATTGCCATACCTCCAAAGCCTCCCATGGTGCTGGCACAGAGTCGGTGCTTAGTAAATAGTTATGGAATAAAGATGCTATGGGGAAGGGTTTGGACTCTAGATGATGAGAAGGACGAGGCCTGGTTGAAGAATGCTCCTTTATCCCAGGAAACCAGCTGGAAGTGCAAGTTACTTTCCCAGTAAAGGTCTTAGGGCTTGACAGCCAGTTGCCAATTAGAGCTGGAGCTCTGGGCCATGTGGGAGTCGGGGAGGAGTGCCATGGGGAGGGCTACTTCTGATCAGCACCTTCTTCCTGCAGCTTGAGATAAAGAGCCATGTCTTCTTCAGCCCCATAAACTGGGATGACTTGTACCACAAGAGGCTGATTCCACCCTTCAACCCAAACGTGGTAAGAGGTCACCAGGTTCCAGGTTCGGGATTCCCAGGGCTGGTAGGAGCTTGGAGGGTAACTGGGCCAACCCTTTTTCTACAGATTGGAAAAACTGGGGGTCTGAGAGGCTCAATGATTTGTCTGAGGCCACACAGTAAGTTAGAGGCAGAACTGGGTCCATAATCCAGAAGTCCTGACTGCCAGTTCAATCCTCCGTGATGGGCCCTGCCGCCAACACTCCTTTATCTTCAGCACCAATTGCAGAGCCctttacagttttaaaaatgcTGTGTCACATAGCACACCCTGGCAGAGCCAAGCCCCGTAAAGATTTTTTCCCCATGTTTAGCTTTTTTCCTGTTAATAAAAACGGCATGTATTCACTGAAGAAAGTGTGTGAAACAAAGAGGTTTAAAGCTTATTATCTCACTACCCAAGAGATATCACAGTTGGCATGTTCCATTccagtctttttctgttttttacatAGGTCATACTTCATATAGAGAAATatcctctccccactttttttttttttttgctaaaaacTATGTCATTATTTCTCTAAGTCATATTAAGTATCATTTTAAgtggctgcataatatttcaACCCTATGCTGGTAATACAGTTTATTCAAGCATGTTCCTAATGGTGAGCGTTagggtattttcatttttttctttatcataatGGACTGATGaacataaactttatttctttgcCCAGAGTTCTGATTATTTCTTCAAGATGGATTCCAGACGGGGAATAACCAGTTCAAAGAATGTGAACATTGTTAGGTTCTTGATTCGTACGGCCATAACTGTGTGTTAGGGAGGACAATCTACTTACTACCAGCAGTGTCTGCTGGAGAATTTGCATCTTATTTCTGCAGCATGTGTGGCTGTTATTGTTTAATTTGCAaatttattaagtgaaaaaaagcatcttgtattgttttcatttatatttctttgacGTACAGTAAAGGTGGTTAGTTTTTAACTGTTAATTAGCAGTGGTAGCATGAATGAGAGGATCCCCACTGGAGGGGGACACTGAAGGCTCTCTTGGCCACCTACAGTATCAAGCCCCTTCCATCCAAGTAGCCTGCACACCTCAACACTGCCAGAGTGAACTCACTATTTatatctttcctttggtaaattatctgttcatgaacatatctttgAGCACCAGCTTCTTGACAACAGTTGTTAGATAGGATACATTCAGTCCAGGTATCTGAAAAGTTTATCTGGGGATTTAAAAAAGAGCCTGAGGATGATATTGAACATATACCCTGATGACAGAATAGTAAAAAATACTAGTCAGGGAGgtaacagaatgcaatgcatggaCTTCAAGACCTCCTGGGGGTGGATGCCTGGTTCTGCCACCTACCACTTGTGGAACCTTGAATAAGGTTCTttagaattaatatcttcatttataaaaaacagaaaatacctaCCTTGTCTAGATCCAACAGCTAACAAGGGCCAGGGCCAGGATTCGTATTCTCGTCTTGGGACTCTGAATCCCTGTGCCCTGCAGTCTTTTTGAGCAGCTGGCTCCAGGCTGATTGTTTGCACAGCCTAGGGCTGGCCACCGAAAGGAGATCTGCAGACCCTTCCGCCTGCTCACCTGCTTACTTCAGAGACCCCAGGTGGTCTAGTCCTCTCCCGACTGTGCCTCCTCCACAAAGAGGTTGTATCAGTTAGCTCTTGCTGCGTAACCGGCCACCCAGAAACTGGGATTTTTGACTTCATTATGATTCTATGGGTCAGttgggtggggtttttttttttagcctgggCCAGGCCAGCTGGTCTGTGCATGGCTCTCTCATGTCAGTGGTCAGCTGGCAGTTGATGATCTAGAATTGCCTCACCCACATGCCTGGCAGTTGCCTGGCAGCTGGGCAGCTGAGTTCTCCTTTGTACAGCCTCTCGTACTCTAGCAGACGAACCTGGGCTGGTTCACACAGTGGCTCAGTCTTCCAAGTACAGTGAGAAAGAACAACTCCCGATGTGCATTTCTCAAGCCTCTACTTGCGTCACATTTGGTAATGTCCCAGTG
This sequence is a window from Manis pentadactyla isolate mManPen7 chromosome 5, mManPen7.hap1, whole genome shotgun sequence. Protein-coding genes within it:
- the SGK2 gene encoding serine/threonine-protein kinase Sgk2 isoform X2 — encoded protein: MEPIPAGTPSLQPSRANGNINLGPSANPNARPTDFDFLKVIGKGSYGKVLLAKSKSDGTFYAVKVLQKKPILKKKEQSHIMAERSVLLKNVRHPFLVGLRYSFQTPEKLYFVLDYVNGGELFFHLQRERRFLEPRARFYAAEVASAIGYLHSLNIIYRDLKPENILLDCQGHVVLTDFGLCKEGVEAEETTSTFCGTPEYLAPEVLRKEPYDRAVDWWCLGAVLYEMLQGLPPFYSQDVSQMYENILHQPLQIPGGRTVAACDLLQGLLHKDQRQRLGSKTDFLEIKSHVFFSPINWDDLYHKRLIPPFNPNVIGKTGGLRGSMICLRPHSKLEAELGP